Proteins found in one Pelmatolapia mariae isolate MD_Pm_ZW linkage group LG7, Pm_UMD_F_2, whole genome shotgun sequence genomic segment:
- the LOC134631276 gene encoding potassium/sodium hyperpolarization-activated cyclic nucleotide-gated channel 3-like, producing MERFQSSMRKRLYSLPQNIGQKPFVTDEGENGDKDTKRKSIGLKHLSSLSPASSCKSIGEAGVEDFERDVTVKTNLNGDCRFFRGSISSISGRHPPGSDLAEQRRLIPEADAGVNESFPGEHGPGALQRATGGLTGIVGQPSLFDQSTFIKLEGTEQIIPEDERLYQAGFMHRQFGAMLQPGVNKFSLRMLGSERAVEHERERVKSAGFWIIHPYSDFRFYWDLTMLLLMVGNLIIIPVGITFFKDEHTPPWIVFNVVSDTFFLMDLVLNFRTGIVKEDNTEIILDPHQIKIKYLKSWFVVDFVSSIPVDYIFLIVETRIDSDFYKTARALRIVRFTKILSLLRLLRLSRLIRYIHQWEEVFHMTYDLASAMVRIMNLIGMMLLLCHWDGCLQFLVPMLQDFPPDCWVTRNKMVNDTWGQQYSYALFKAMSHMLCIGYGLYPPIGMADVWLTILSMIVGATCFAMFVGHATALIQSLDSSRRQYQEKYKQVEQYMSFHKLPADMRQRIHDYYEHRYQGKMFDEESILEELNEPLREEIINFNCRKLVASMPLFANADPNFVTSMLTKLRFEVFQPGDYIIREGTIGKKMYFIQHGVVSVLTKNSKDTKLSDGSYFGEICLLTRGRRTASVRADNYCRLYSLSVDHFNEVLEEYPMMRRAFETVALDRLDRIGKRNSVLQHKVQHHQSSGTLNLHESEIIQRIVQHDRDMAQCTQLNQTSTAPSINRPPAPPSPTPVIWAPLVQAPLQAAAATTPLAMALAHQSQLPPILFHHPLVPRPGSVKDPSSHSKRVHVGASASSSCGSGPNSPASSANLRSEVETAALVFPRTQQLSSGPLSPTLTSQPIFTSSLQPLAPLHTHQPLLHPPHSGMASVFPISQATVSYTCSAQLHSQPFHGAMTTPPRPIGLLQQGAPGRLAGRFPAPSATTLTPLISSSVGPILSQLQQTSHITSQQVGSSSDRASRRTSGLNLPHFPFITNTHSSAGFNQPVSAVGAGAAASLAQHSLAGLQSVFLPQVLPEHSALASLAQYGSAEASPCYTPPVHSPSVQSPVRGWTVCHSELPSTADSHSPLTLQTSCPARVACTLKQRAESSVDLFSQEIKTISGSHSSIHQERPLAISGSSEGVAGAPSPFSPMAVSKPYTPIPGQATPVSRTHSGPEPQHQSVGFHSPPIRSPAKMLEKEHKQSKLPSNL from the exons ATGGAGAGATTCCAGTCCTCCATGCGCAAACGGCTCTACAGTTTGCCGCAAAACATTGGGCAAAAGCCCTTTGTGACTGACGAAGGGGAGAACGGCGACAAGGACACTAAAAGGAAAAGTATCGGGCTCAAACATTTGTCCTCTCTGTCTCCCGCGAGCAGTTGCAAGAGCATCGGGGAGGCCGGGGTCGAAGACTTTGAGAGGGACGTCACCGTGAAGACCAACTTGAATGGGGACTGCCGCTTTTTTAGGGGCAGCATCTCTTCCATCTCCGGACGGCATCCCCCCGGGTCAGATTTGGCGGAGCAGAGGCGCCTCATCCCCGAGGCTGATGCTGGAGTCAACGAGAGTTTCCCCGGTGAGCACGGCCCCGGGGCCCTGCAGCGGGCAACGGGTGGGCTGACCGGCATAGTCGGGCAACCGTCACTGTTTGACCAGTCAACTTTCATCAAGTTGGAGGGCACTGAGCAAATAATACCCGAAGATGAGCGTCTCTACCAGGCTGGCTTCATGCACCGGCAGTTTGGGGCGATGCTCCAGCCGGGAGTCAACAAGTTCTCCCTGCGGATGTTGGGCAGTGAGAGGGCCGTGGAACACGAAAGGGAACGCGTGAAGTCTGCAGGCTTTTGGATAATCCACCCCTACAGTGATTTTAG GTTCTACTGGGATCTGACAATGCTGCTGTTGATGGTGGGAAACCTCATCATCATCCCTGTGGGCATCACCTTCTTTAAGGACGAGCACACGCCGCCCTGGATAGTCTTTAACGTCGTGTCGGACACCTTCTTCCTCATGGACCTGGTCCTCAACTTCCGCACGGGCATCGTCAAGGAGGACAACACGGAGATCATCCTGGACCCGCATCAGATCAAGATCAAGTACCTGAAGAGCTGGTTTGTGGTGGACTTCGTCTCCTCCATACCCGTGGACTACATCTTTCTTATCGTGGAGACGCGCATCGACTCAGACTTTTACAAGACGGCCCGAGCTCTGAGGATCGTCCGCTTCACAAAGATCCTCAGTCTGCTACGGCTGCTGCGCCTCTCCAGACTCATTCGCTATATCCACCAGTGGGAAGAG GTTTTCCACATGACATACGACCTTGCCAGCGCCATGGTGCGTATCATGAACCTGATTGGtatgatgctgctgctgtgtcacTGGGATGGCTGTCTGCAGTTTCTGGTTCCCATGCTGCAAGACTTCCCCCCAGACTGCTGGGTCACCAGGAACAAGATGGTG AATGACACCTGGGGTCAGCAGTACTCCTACGCCCTGTTCAAGGCCATGAGTCACATGCTGTGTATCGGGTATGGCCTGTACCCTCCTATCGGCATGGCTGACGTGTGGCTCACTATCCTCAGCATGATCGTGGGTGCCACCTGCTTTGCCATGTTTGTGGGGCATGCGACTGCACTCATTCAGTCTCTGGACTCCTCCAGGAGGCAGTACCAAGAAAAG TACAAACAAGTGGAGCAGTACATGTCCTTCCACAAGCTTCCTGCTGACATGCGTCAGAGGATCCACGACTACTACGAACACCGGTATCAGGGCAAGATGTTTGACGAGGAGAGCATACTGGAGGAACTGAATGAACCGCTGAGAGAG GAGATCATCAACTTTAACTGTCGCAAACTGGTCGCCTCCATGCCCCTGTTCGCCAATGCTGATCCCAACTTCGTCACCTCCATGCTGACCAAACTACGCTTTGAGGTCTTTCAGCCAGGCGACTACATCATCAGGGAGGGGACCATCGGCAAGAAGATGTACTTCATCCAGCACGGCGTTGTCAGCGTCCTGACCAAGAACAGCAAAGACACCAAGTTGTCCGATGGCTCTTATTTTGGAG AGATCTGCCTGCTGACCCGAGGCAGGAGGACTGCCAGCGTGCGGGCAGATAACTACTGTCGACTGTACTCTCTGTCTGTAGACCACTTCAACGAGGTGCTGGAGGAGTATCCCATGATGAGGAGGGCGTTTGAGACTGTGGCGCTCGACCGTCTGGATCGCATAG GGAAGAGGAACTCTGTTCTTCAACACAAAGTTCAGCATCACCAAAGTTCTGGCACACTAAACCTTCATGAGAGTGAGATCATCCAAAGAATAGTGCAACACGACCGCGACATGGCCCAGTGCACTCAGCTGAACCAAACCAGCACTGCGCCGAGTATAAACCGTCCGCCTGCTCCTCCGTCACCCACCCCGGTCATCTGGGCCCCGCTGGTTCAGGCTCCGCTCCAGGCTGCGGCTGCCACCACCCCGCTTGCTATGGCCTTGGCCCACCAGTCCCAGCTTCCTCCAATACTCTTCCACCATCCTCTGGTGCCACGTCCTGGCTCTGTGAAGGACCCGTCCAGCCATTCAAAGAGAGTACATGTTGGAGCAAGCGCCTCCAGTAGCTGTGGTTCAGGGCCCAATTCTCCCGCTAGCTCTGCCAACCTTAGATCTGAGGTTGAGACTGCCGCACTAGTATTCCCCAGGACACAGCAACTCTCCAGTGGGCCGTTGTCACCCACACTGACGTCTCAGCCCATCTTCACCAGCAGCCTGCAGCCCCTTGCCCCTCTGCACACACACCAGCCTCTGCTCCATCCTCCCCACTCTGGCATGGCGTCAGTGTTTCCCATCAGCCAGGCCACCGTCTCTTACACCTGCTCCGCTCAGCTCCACTCCCAGCCGTTTCACGGTGCTATGACCACCCCACCTCGACCGATAGGTTTACTCCAACAGGGGGCACCAGGGAGGCTAGCAGGGAGATTCCCGGCCCCGTCAGCCACCACATTAACCCCTCTTATTTCAAGCTCAGTCGGCCCCATACTGAGCCAATTGCAGCAAACCTCCCATATCACCTCACAGCAGGTGGGGTCCAGCAGTGACAGAGCAAGCAGGAGAACCAGTGGCCTGAACCTCCCACATTTTCCCTTCATCACCAACACCCACTCCTCCGCTGGATTTAATCAGCCAGTGTCTGCAGTTGGAGCCGGGGCCGCAGCCTCTCTGGCCCAGCACAGCCTGGCAGGACTCCAGTCTGTTTTTCTCCCGCAGGTTCTCCCAGAGCACTCAGCCCTCGCCTCCCTGGCCCAGTATGGCTCTGCAGAGGCCTCGCCTTGCTACACGCCTCCTGTCCACAGTCCCAGTGTCCAGAGCCCCGTGAGGGGATGGACAGTATGCCACAGTGAGCTCCCCAGCACTGCGGACTCTCATAGTCCTCTAACCCTTCAGACCTCATGCCCTGCCAGGGTGGCCTGTACCCTCAAACAGAGGGCAGAGTCCTCGGTGGATCTCTTTTCCCAGGAAATAAAGACTATCTCAGGCTCTCACAGCTCTATACACCAGGAAAGGCCTTTGGCCATAAGCGGCTCCTCTGAGGGTGTAGCAGGGGCGCCCAGCCCCTTCTCACCGATGGCTGTCAGTAAACCCTACACCCCGATCCCGGGTCAAGCCACTCCTGTCAGTCGGACACATTCAGGGCCTGAGCCTCAGCACCAGTCCGTTGGTTTTCACTCTCCTCCCATTAGATCTCCCGCTAAAATGTTAGAGAAGGAACACAAACAGTCCAAACTCCCGTCCAATTTGTGA